The Daucus carota subsp. sativus chromosome 2, DH1 v3.0, whole genome shotgun sequence genome includes a window with the following:
- the LOC108206550 gene encoding kinetochore protein NUF2 homolog — translation MSKLEYPRLPRNEIVSVLAEYQIASLSESDLLHPNPDFIANLYKRILYHVDLYQEEDGQIDFEALQQFENPDLFLDSIQIMKLLQKIRGFVAAVHCPRKFNLKDLVRPDPDRTEFFLSAMLNFVLYRETKMDILSPIVEELTLIDEQRKELEGKIIVLNSEIEEHDKARESEVPLVQEVEAKVKELRQTIPGLNNHQMSLKASIKKMKENAKEMDEKISSAEFALVQAVQENANLRSKIVQSPDKLQKALEEGKAILAEAKNAERSAMLSFQEKSSTLEVYTKAYEKMSKHFAQMQDIQEQVNSAKAIEKEVKVLKLKLTDEGVLDKSLEAKLVERQGKAAQLDELKKQLEKEREVNCEAATKELTNVKLEVESRKHGNETRQRNVEALLTEVDAIEAKIKSAKDSSAAKQHELGLKCEEIVKEFYQYKNRLEDSWAPLGATQLSLSDQ, via the exons ATGTCGAAACTGGAGTACCCGCGCCTCCCACGCAACGAAATAGTGTCAGTCCTCGCCGAATACCAAATCGCCAGCCTCTCCGAATCCGATTTGCTCCACCCCAACCCCGATTTCATCGCTAACCTCTACAAACGCATCCTCTATCACGTCGATTTATACCA GGAAGAGGACGGCCAAATTGATTTCGAGGCATTACAGCAGTTCGAGAATCCTGATCTCTTCCTGGATTCTATACAGATTATGAAGTTGTTGCAGAAAATTAGGGGTTTTGTGGCGGCTGTTCATTGCCCTAGAAAATTTAATCTGAAGGATCTTGTTAGGCCTGATCCCGACCGCACCGAGTTCTTTCTCAGTGCCATGCTCAATTTTGTTCTCTACAG AGAAACGAAAATGGATATTTTGAGCCCAATAGTGGAAGAGCTTACATTGATTGATGAGCAACGAAAAGAGTTGGAGGGAAAAATTATAGTG TTGAATTCAGAGATAGAAGAGCACGACAAAGCCAGAGAAAGTGAGGTCCCACTTGTTCAAGAAGTTGAAGCCAAAGTTAAAGAATTGCGTCAGACTATCCCTGGTCTTAACAATCATCAGATGTCTCTAAAGGcttcaattaaaaaaatgaaggaGAATGCAAAAGAAATGGATGAGAAG ATTTCCAGTGCAGAGTTTGCTTTGGTGCAAGCTGTCCAAGAAAATGCCAATCTACGTTCCAAAATCGTTCAGTCGCCAGATAAATTGCAG AAAGCACTAGAGGAGGGGAAGGCAATCCTAGCCGAGGCAAAGAATGCTGAAAGGTCAGCAATGCTATCTTTCCAGGAGAAGAGTTCAACTTTAGAAGTTTACACAAAG GCGTACGAGAAAATGTCAAAGCACTTTGCTCAGATGCAGGACATACAAGAACAG GTAAACTCTGCAAAAGCAATTGAGAAGGAAGTGAAGGTTCTAAAATTAAAGCTGACTGATGAGGGAGTATTGGACAAGTCTCTTGAAGCCAAACTGGTGGAACGACAAGGCAAAG CGGCCCAGTTGGATGAACTAAAAAAGCAGTTAGAAAAGGAAAGAGAGGTCAACTGTGAGGCAGCTACTAAAGAATTGACAAATGTGAAGCTTGAAGTAGAATCGAGAAAGCATGGGAATGAAACAAGGCAGAGAAATGTTGAAGCACTACTTACTGAG GTGGATGCTATAGAGGCTAAGATCAAATCAGCGAAAGATTCTTCAGCTGCTAAACAGCACGAGCTAGGCTTGAAATGTGAAGAGATTGTGAAAGAG TTTTACCAATACAAAAATCGGCTTGAAGACTCATGGGCACCCTTAGGAGCTACCCAGTTGAGCCTCAGCGACCAATGA